Proteins from a genomic interval of Bos mutus isolate GX-2022 chromosome 15, NWIPB_WYAK_1.1, whole genome shotgun sequence:
- the MPZL3 gene encoding myelin protein zero-like protein 3 yields MQQSGVPGSRGCALCPLLGVLFFQGVYVIFSLEIKADAHVRGYVGENIKLRCTFKSSSSITDKLTIDWTYRPPSSSRTESIFHYQSFQYPTTAGTFRDRISWVGDVYKGDASISISNPTMKDNGTFSCAVKNPPDVHHNIPATELTVTERGFGTMLSSVALLSILVFIPSTVVVILLLVRMGRKSAGLKKRSKSGYKKSSIEVSDDTDQEGDDCMAKLCVRCAECVDSDYEETY; encoded by the exons gtgtttatgtcatcttttccCTGGAGATTAAAGCGGATGCCCACGTCCGGGGTTATGTTGGAGAAAATATCAAGTTGAGATGCACCTTCAAGTCATCCTCTTCTATCACAGACAAACTCACCATAGACTGGACATACCGGCCTCCGAGCAGCAGTCGCACAGAATCA ATTTTTCATTATCAGTCTTTCCAGTACCCAACCACAGCGGGCACTTTTCGGGATCGGATATCCTGGGTTGGAGATGTGTACAAAGGGGATGCATCCATAAGCATAAGCAATCCTACCATGAAGGACAATGGGACATTCAGCTGTGCTGTGAAAAACCCCCCGGACGTGCACCATAATATTCCGGCGACAGAGCTGACAGTCACAGAACGGG gtTTTGGCACGATGCTGTCCTCTGTggcccttctttccattcttgTCTTCATTCCCTCAACTGTAGTGGTTATTCTGCTACTGGTGCGAATGGGAAGGAAGTCTGCGGGGCTGAAGAAGAGGAGCAAGTCTGGCTATAAGAAGTCGTCTATTGAGGTTTCAGATGA CACTGACCAGGAGGGGGATGACTGCATGGCGAAGCTCTGTGTTCGTTGTGCCGAGTGTGTG GATTCAGACTATGAAGAGACATATTGA